The region tggcctgtagctggggggaagttttttatccccttttttgaagatgggaaccaagatagatctagtccaagtgtccggaagtaccccaaacttatcaattctagtgaaaagttctgtgattattggggcccaccacgctggtgcttctttataaatatcaggaggaattgagTCTGGTCCTGCTCTTTACCCAGCTTTAACTGATTAATGAGTGAGAGAgcttcatccactgagactgcagaCCAATCAGGTAGATCTAGCGGGAGTGGCATATTAACAATGGAGATAGGTTTAGTTTCATCAAAGAAGATgaatttaaaatgtgcttcccacattttagctggaattgctgtgaaaccaaatgagtttttatagaaacagcctgatataatttgccaaaaaatcttgacgtttttagatctcacagatttaattaaacgTGACCATCTCGCTGTTGCATTGTGGTGTAACGAGGTTTTGATAGCTTCTTTGAGTTGGGCAGACAGCTTAAAATATTGTAGTAAATTTAATCTACTATTAGTTTCTCGAAATTTATTGTAAGCATTGCGTACAGCAAACTTCAGTGTCAAGCAAATCTGCTCAAGCTTGGCAAAATTCTTTCTCCCGCCCTCTGTTTTTTGAGGTGGAGGTATCCAGCCCAGTTTGTTCTGGAGAGTTGATATTAAAACCTCGAATAAGGTCACAATCCCTAGTTGGTTATCTGGATCTAAAGTAGACAACTGGAACATGTCCTCAGTTTGTAGTAGTGCACGAAAGGACTCTTTAGTGGctgcatcccatttaattcttttaattatgTCAGGGTGGCCGTCCTCCACCTGAGAGTGGGAATTGTGGTGGCAATCTGAGGAGTAGGCCACATATTAAGGGTAAATGGTCACTAGACTGTGGGTATCCAACtctaaaattcactatctgtgggagaaaataaaagggaaccagaatgtAGTCAATAACACTCATACCTCTGGTTGAGATATGGGTATACTCTCCTTTGTCCCCCAGATAACCTAGGCCATTTAACCAAGTGAGGCCGTTGGTAATACAGAATTTAGCCAAAAGAAGCCCAGCCTCATTAATTGTTCTGTCTTCCGACTGCCTTCCAAAGAGACAGAGCTCTGGTATGGTCATATCAATAGGCAGATGTAAGATGTGATGGAAGATGTCGTTATTGTGTCCCACCCTGGAATTAAAATCCGCAGAAATTATTGGTATGAGAGAAGGAAATTTGCCAATCAATTCATTAAATATGCCACTAAAATATACCCATTGCTTTTCGGTTGCCGCTTTGTCGTTGACAGGTGGCATGTACACATTTATAACCATAAGGCTTTGGTGTGGCCACCTCAGCTTAATTGCCTGGATTTTACAATAGCTATCGGCCATAAACAACAACTCATGCTTAAAAACCggtttcactaatatggcgaGACCGCCAGCAGGATGACCTTTCGCTGCGCTCTTCCGCGCTGGGAGAGATGTTACGGAGAACCCTTCAAACTCAATGGGTAAGGTAGCCCATGTTTCCTGTAGCAATATAACATCTCTATCCCTTAGGATTTCATCTAGCACTTTCTCCCATGACTTTGCTGACCAGCCAGCAATATTCCAAGACAGGATTTTCAGTTGACCTTGGAGGGCTTCAGGGAGTCGATGTGGAAGCAGTCAGTCTGATGGAATTAAGGGAATTTGAATTTCTGAGCCCCTCTGCATGCTTGAGGCAGGTGGTTGTGGCTCTGGCTCAAGCATAATGATCTCCGGCAAACTTAGCTTGGTTTCCAATCGATCCAGCAGATTTGTCTCTTCTAGAGCATTGCCTGTTGCTGCTATGGCTAGAGTTCCATCAGGAACAGGATGGATCAATGGTTGTTGGCTTGGTAGGATATCCACTGTTGAAAGCTAAGAGGGTTGTGCCATGGGTTCCTCTAAAGCAGTAGAGGCAGGTTGCTGTTTAATTTGAATAGGTGTAATGGGCATCtccatcaccacaccctccaTTTTATCATCTAAACAGCAGTGTTCGCTAGCGATGGCCTCTTTTGGTGGAGGAAGCAGATGGTTAAAAGGCTGTTTCTCACACTCAAAAGCCCAGGCTGAGCCAACAGGAGGTGGCACTGTAGAGGGAGAGCCCCCAAGAGAGGGGGAGTAAGGCATGCTTCCCCTGACTGGGGACTCCTGATACATCTCAGTCTGATAGGTCACCCTCAGAGAAGGATCTTTGTCTGAAGAAACCATTGGAGAGTCCCATGGAGAAGATGTGCTCTCACATGAAATAGGGGGATGTGTGGTCTGCATCATATCTGACAGCTCCTTCCAGAGCATTTCCACTTTCTGCACAGATACCAGATCTTTTCCTTCATGTCCATGGATGGGTTGTCTACTTTGTTCTAAGAGGCTATCCAATCTTATCTTCAGATCCTCCAGTTCATCACGCCCATGTACTTGATATCTATCCCTCACAGTAGCTTGTCTTGCAGGTGCTATACCATGAAGATCTGAATTGCGTGTTGTTGGCATATCTGTCTCCCCAGTGATGTTGACTTCTGCACGCTTAGCTTTTTTCCTGATTAATGATCTGATGCCTAGCTCTTTAAAAACACGCTGAGGAAGGATATCAAATCTTCTGAGCCTTTGTGCTGCGTGAAATATCTGCTGGGGCACACTTGCTGAGCAGAAGTCAAGGAAAAGTCTTTTATACGTTGACTGGGTGGGTAAGAAATAAAAGAACTTTATATCCGAATGAGCAACCTGAAAGTTCAAAAGTTGGGAAAGGGACCGAAGTATTGTTTCTTTAGATTTCCAAAGGTGGGCATCTCTTCTGGGGAAGTGAATTAGTATCTGATTATTTTGGAATAATTACCAGCCTGTTATTTACCACTCTGTTCACTGTATTCTTGCTCACAGTTTTGAGTTGTtagcatttgtttttattgtgttgcTTTCATTCAATTTTTGACCACCTTGTTCTCCCTTCGAGCATGATCCTGCTGCCGGGCTCCACTGGCACTGGGGCTGTAGCGCTGTCACAGCGCTGGGTGTTGCTTAGCACTTTTTTTGCAGCCAGCGAATAAGTGCTGTCAAGGGTAAGTCCTGAGCCATCCCATGGGCACTGGATGCCCCTGAACAGCTTGCCTAGGTGGCTGGGATGTGGGGGAGAGACAGGGAAGGGGTGTTTTAGAGTGGGGGAGAGTGAAATGGTGGGGAAGATCAGGCCCGGGCGGGGGTGAGGATGGTCTCTGCTACATTCTAACCCCTATCCTCGGTTTCCCAgcattacacagggctacttagttctgcaccagctcaatggatccaactagccccattgagctggcgagggtaagggaacaagtgttattaccctgagacctcctgcctgcccaaaTCCAATGCCGGTTACAGTGTGGCCTGGCAAATCCGCTGTGCcagtactggataggattgggttgcccatattGGAAACGTGGggataaaaagataaaaatgtaAAGATAGAGAGAAATAGAAATAATGAAATTGGTCCTGATAAGCAACGAGATGCAAATAAAACTAATTGGTCTAATAATTCAATTATTTTAACACAAGTTTATTATCgttccattttgacatgcacacaCAACAATGAATATTGGCTTGAAACCATTGTTTGTATGTTGTAACAAGGAGAAGAGTCTAGAAGTTGAGAACTAAAGAAAGAAGAACAAAAACTTCTTGATTTTATTCATAATTCGGGGGGCGGGAGCACAGCATATTGAAAGTCAGGTTACACATTACTGGAATAAAATGATTAATATTGGGCTATTTGTGTCCAGGTTGGAATATTGTTCACttacttcatttttttaaactgcaccaGAACCAGCCATCGACATGAATGGATCCACCATCTCAGAGTTCATTCTGCTGGGCTTCTCCTTTTCCCACACTGCACAGCTCTTTCTTTTGGTCCTGGTCTTGGCCTGCTACACCACCGCCCTTCTGGGAAACTTCCTAATTATGGTGAGTGTGTGGTCTGAGCCAAGCTCCATCAAGCCccaatgtatttcttccttgccaatctgtCCATTATTTACATGTCTCTGGGTTCAGTGGCTGCCCCAAAGTTAGTGACCAACCTCTTGAAAAGTGGTTCTGTCATCTCCTATGGTGGTTGTATGGCCCAGCTGTTTGGTCTTCACCTCTTTGGGGGTGCAGAGATGTTTGTCCTCACTCTCATGGCCTACGACCGTTACGTGGCCATTTGCCAGCCACTGAGATATACAGCCATCATGGACCGGCAACGCTGCTTCAGTCTACTGATATTTTGCTGGACAGGAGCCTTCATTCATTCCACTGTCCAGATGGTGGTCATAGCCAAGCTACCATTCTGTGGACCGAATGAGctggacaatttcttctgtgacatcccacAGGTAATCCAGCTGGCCTGTGCAGAAATCTATGTGGTTGAGAAACTCAAGCTGGTCAGTGGTGGCCTGATAACTCTACCTAACTGCCTGACCTTGCTGGTTTCATATGTCATCATCCTGGCCTCCTTCTGTGGCCACtttgggaagggtggtaggaAGGCTCTGTCTACCTGTAGCTCCCACCTGATGGTAGTTGGCCTCCTTTACGGGCCTGTTGCTTTTGTGTATCTTAAGCCTTTCTCCGACTCtcaggtggacaaaatggcttctgtgttctACATGGTAGTCATCCCTGCCCTCAACCCCCTGATCTATACTCTGAGCAACCAAGAGATGAAGGGAGCCATGAGAAAGTTGAATGACAAATGTCAGCTCCTCCTACTGCCTTATAGGGAGTAAATGTGTGTAGTTTTATTTCACTTGATTGTGGAAGCTCTTCCCAGGACTTGGGAGGGACACTATTTTAGTGGTACTCTGTTCTTCCTTGAGTTCATCCTGGGCAAAATGCAATGATCAATGATGAAAGCAGTAATGGATCCATTCTAAATATTGTTGCTGTTTTATCCATTGTGTCATGCCCAACTCTTGACGACTTTGTTGGCAAGAACTCTCCATGCCCCCTTgtcactctcactctcacctttacactctcacataacaccagaaccaggggacatccactaaaattgagtgttgagagagttagaacagacaaaagaaaatatttctttactcagcgtgtggttggtctgtggaactccttgccacaggatgtggtgatggcatctggtctggttgcctttaaaaggggcaaAAGCCTTGATACacaaagccatgatgtgtatgtgcaacctcctgattttagaaatgggttatgtcagaatgccagatgcaggggagggcaccaggatgaggtctcttgttatctggtgtgctccctggggcatttggtgggccactgtgagatacaggaagctggactagatgggcctgtggcctgatccagtggggctgttcttatgttcttatgttcttatgtagttctCTGATTTCTCCTTTTCTTAAGAGTAGCATCCTCGAGCACACTAACTTCCACCTCCATCTCTCACCTTGCTCACCTGGATTTCTTGAGTTCCCTTTCTCCATCATTTCTGAGCCTTCTGGAGAGACCACAATATTTGGAGGATGCAGGATTGCTTTTCAATGAATTTTTGATCACTGAGATGGATAGGACCTGACCCAAACCTACTTAGATCATGACAAGAGTGAGTATTGCAGCTATTTTTATGACTTTGTAAACTCTTGAAtctgttgcttctgttttcttgcttaagccattttttGCAGCTACAGGTTGTTTTAAAGTCTAACTGTGTATATGTGTTTGTCCGTGACTCaccaatgctgcaatcctaacctcactttcctgagagtaagtcccattgaacacaataggacttacttctgagtagacctggttaggcttgtgccctaagggtgcTGTTTTTGGTGTAAGGATCATTTATTGCATTTAGAAGCTACTTTTCTGTTTGCAAAACTTCAcataagtttcattttttttaaaatagatccTAAACCAACAAAATGATTGAAATGTTTAAACTGAGTAAGTTAAACTGATAAAAATGATCGATGAAAAATCAAACCCTGTAACCGAGTGGATAAAGTAtggaagttgtgttttgttttcattaagCACATTTTGAGCTGTAGAGGAaggagtttattttctttttcactatTGATTTCAGTGCGTATTTATAATATCATTAATTCAGACAGTGTAACTCCCAAGGATTCTGGTACAGAAATTGCTCAGCCCAATATAAATTCAACTTGGGAACACTAAAAAAGCACCATAATGTAATTTTCTAAAAATTATTGTTATATTTTTCTTCCAATATCGCTGCTCTCACAGCCTGGAACAGCTCAGAagcggagggggagggaccacttctacgccacggtgaggctccctgcaaaacttcgtgctttgcaacccctctagctaggccactgctTCCTATATAGAACAGAAACTTACTGAAGAGATACAAAGACCATCTTCCTTCCACACTCCTTCACAAAGCACAGGACAAGTGAAATTAGGTTGAAAAGGGTCACAGAGTATAGACCCTCAAATAGAAAGAAATGGAACAGAGACAGATCTCAGGGGCAGTGGTACCCCCTGGATCCTATGTCCCCATCACCAATCCAACACTACACAAAAATGAAAATTTGTGCAACACTCTAagggattttcattttaaaaaactgaatgtcAACCAACATAATGATTGAAACGGGTAAAATAATAAAAGTAACAGATGAAAATCTAAACACCGTAACGGGATAATTATGTatggaaattgtgtttttttgaaattgttttttatttttttgagctATCAAGGaatgaatttattttctttttcactatttagtgcatatttacaatattattaACTGAGGCAGCGCAACTCCTAAGGATTCTAGTACTCAATATCTCAGCACAATATCAATTCAACTTGGTAACACTGAAAAAGTAAAGGAAAGTAAAATCTTTTCCATTATTCTTCCTATTATCAGATATCACTTGGCTACAAGATAACTCCATTGTATATTACTACAATCTCCTGGAGAAGCTTGGAATTGCAAACAGACTGAAAgtaattaattttatttctatttaccaGGCAGCCGAACCCTAATCTGTGCTTCTACCATCAGCTACGCAGTTGAGGAGgtgactggaagtctccttggggtagggaaTAGGCATACAATTTAGAAATATACTGGAGAGACTTTATGAATATTACTTCCTTTATACAAGGAATTCAGTGTGTTAATACAGTAATGGTAAAAATTAAAACTTTCAATTTGGATGTTATTACGGTTTGATTTTTTCTTCAGCATTGACCAATCCTAGTTCAGCATTTCCAAATTAAACTTGGCAAAGATATTTACTGAACTATATTTGGATAAAAAGTAACCAAAGCCCTttagtgcccagtcctatgcaggatcTGACTTCAGAACTCCAGCAACAAGATCAGCTGGAAACCTTTGTGCAACACATGAAGCTTCCAAATATTCTAATCAGGCCATTGGTACGTGTGACATAATTACATTGATACCCCATCCTACCTCACCAACACTTTATTTGAAGTGATCACCCTGCCCTGAATTTTGGGCAGAAGTAATTGTATGTAGTAATGCGAGACAGGAGCCTGATGTTGGGTCTAGACacttaagggttcaatcctatccttaGACTCAATAGAATCCTTAGAGTCCTATATGCACCATAAGGTGACCTAACACACAGGCAGCCAGGGTACCATATGGATTTTGATCACAGCAACATCTCTGCTGGTTTACAGTGTGATAACGTCAGGGCAAGGCCCAGAAGGCCTCATGCCCTGACAATGCTACACAAGTCAGCCTCTGGTGGACCCTGGGCAGTGAAGAAAGAAGTTCAGAGCAGCTTGGAGACAGGACTGGGGAGGATCGTGAAGGGACAGGGACAGATCTCaggggcagtggtatctgccggATCCTGTGTCCCCATCACTGATCCAACAGCACCTGAAAGGCTAAAGAAAGCTACACCAGCAAGGTGGCTGGtgtaaccttgaggagacccaAAGGAGACCAGGCAGTGGGGAACAAGCTAATAAGACTTCTCATTACTTAGGTCTCTCAGCTAGCCTACTTTCCAGCTAGCCTGCAGAATGAGACAGACTCTGGCTCAGCAGCCATGCACCGTGCAGGCAAGCCTagcagaggactgggctgcaagagcaAGAACTTGTGGATTCTATTGAAAGTTCCAAGAAGATAATATGGTGTGGGAGGTGAGGTGACCAGGGTctagagctgtgattttcaaccagtatgccgaggaacactgatgtgctgcaaatggtctgcaggtgtgccatgagagtttcaAGGAGGGTTattttattagtagagccattgggggatgtgaaccccccaccggtggtgtgatgtgccttgacaactttagtgccttggcagcgtgccatgagatgagaaaagaTTGGAAATCACTGGCTTattgcagaggtgtcaaacacatattatacagtgggttgaatagcattcatgaggcTTGCTGAAGGCccgatgtcatgaagcaggaagtgatgtcatgaagcaggtcatCAACCAcaactgacagaagagaaaatatgcaattcttggtcatattttcaagacatgtgagagctcaattatcacacggctgccctttcagcagtgactcctcagcacagcttagcagctgagagtagctggtggtggtgctgggagagcctgaggactGCATAAAGGGCTCTCGTGGGCCTCATTCGGCTCTCTGGCCTTCAGTGTGTCACCCTGGCCTAGAGTGTTAAAGGTATCCTATTTCTTTGTAATTACAAGTTTCTGAGGTTCTAGACCACATTCCATGCAAGTTTGATCTCCCTGATGTTTTGTCAAGATCCAACTTGCATGGAATGTAGTCTAGAACCTCAGAAGCTTGTAAACAGAAACAGCTGAACTCCGACCACAAACGTCTGAAAATATcctatttgttttttctctcttgaaACAGCCAACAAGATGAATCGCTTCACCATTATAAAGTATGTCTTCCTGGACTTCTCCTGCTCCTAGGAGGAAGGAACATtgctcaaagcagaacacaggtttTGTATACACAAAGTCCCAAGTCCAACACCTTCAGTGTATGGTGAAATGATTTCAAATAGCAAGGCTTCTGCTTCACAGCTGCAAGCAATCAGTGGGGCATTCGTAAAACAGTTACTGGCCAAGCTTCACCAACTTTCATTGCAAAGCAGGGATTCGAACAAGGGAATAAGAATCTTGTTCTTGAAAGTAAGAGTAAGAACTTGTGAATTCTATTCCTAGCTCCAGAAGGGGAAGCTACTAGATTTTGTGATGTGAGCTGGACCTGCAAGCATTAACAGTGTTCCACTAGAGTAGAAGCAGCCATCAAGATGAATGAGTCCACAGTTACAATGTTTGTCTTCCTGGACTTTTCCTGCTCTCGCTCTGCTCAGTTCATCCTTCTAactctggtcatgacctgctacATCACCATCCTTCTGGGAAACACGCTTATCATAGTGACGGTGTGAACTGAGTCCAGGCTCTTTCAGTGCCCCATGTATTTGTTCCTTGCAAATCTGTCCCTCCTTGATATGTCATTGGGCTCTATAGCATCCCCAAAACTAGTGACTGACCTGTT is a window of Tiliqua scincoides isolate rTilSci1 chromosome 5, rTilSci1.hap2, whole genome shotgun sequence DNA encoding:
- the LOC136653895 gene encoding olfactory receptor 4Q3-like, which encodes MYFFLANLSIIYMSLGSVAAPKLVTNLLKSGSVISYGGCMAQLFGLHLFGGAEMFVLTLMAYDRYVAICQPLRYTAIMDRQRCFSLLIFCWTGAFIHSTVQMVVIAKLPFCGPNELDNFFCDIPQVIQLACAEIYVVEKLKLVSGGLITLPNCLTLLVSYVIILASFCGHFGKGGRKALSTCSSHLMVVGLLYGPVAFVYLKPFSDSQVDKMASVFYMVVIPALNPLIYTLSNQEMKGAMRKLNDKCQLLLLPYRE